The Coffea arabica cultivar ET-39 chromosome 9e, Coffea Arabica ET-39 HiFi, whole genome shotgun sequence genome has a window encoding:
- the LOC113708830 gene encoding DNA polymerase eta, translated as MPVARPESSDSRVIAHVDMDCFYVQVEQRKQPHLRGQPTAVVQYNSWKGGALIAVSYEARKHGVKRSMRGDEAKHVCPQIQLVQVPVNRGKADLTVYRNAGSEVVSILARKGRCERASIDEVYLDLTEAAELMLAETPPESLEAIHEEAVRSHVLGIDVDGVDSRENVKKWLIRSDADRREKLLACGAVLVSELRLQVLQETQFTCSAGIAHNKMLAKLVSGMNKPAQQTVVPFSSVKKLLEGFPIKKMKQLGGKLGTSLQTDLGVETVGDLLQFPEVKLQECYGMNTGTWLWNIARGINGEEVEGRLLPKSHGAGKTFPGPAALRSISAVEKWLNELCDELNERLQSDLEKNKRIAHTLTLHASAYKKTDTDSHKKFPSKSCPLRYGTSKIQEDALLLFQAGLREYLGSYQPKTSGGQHDGWGIIGLSVSASKIVAIPSGTRSISNYFHSRGQICSSAGESNDRFSKTAAPLSPSGSESNSGVHFAVPEIESPHKEEKSVHALASFDLKENEMQVCKDKDPSFSSTMSQHDGFAFAQEIVTPSSSGTQSCFTVNQTESQKELSGENFLHVRLKEKKTSSSKEKGTPSILNFFQSRTSCASPKQRHASPLAEAKASSSSDAESIVNSCFEAFKQNNLPTKNGTRTGTFNFDQDEQRRSWSYKIDEIDRAILNELPLEIQEEVNVWLRPQKRANILKKGSNIPHYFLPTKDK; from the exons ATGCCAGTGGCAAGGCCAGAATCATCAGATTCAAGGGTCATCGCTCATGTTGACATGGATTGCTTTTATGTTCAAG TGGAGCAGCGTAAGCAGCCACATTTAAGAGGTCAGCCAACTGCTGTTGTACAGTACAACTCGTGGAAAGGTGGGGCCCTGATTGCTGTCAGTTATGAGGCTCGTAAACATGGGGTGAAGCG TTCAATGCGAGGTGATGAGGCAAAACATGTTTGTCCGCAAATTCAGCTTGTCCAAGTACCAGTTAACCGCGGTAAAGCTGACTTGACAGTGTACAGAAATGCTGGTTCAGAG gtAGTCTCAATTCTTGCAAGGAAAGGACGATGTGAACGAGCTTCTATAGATGAAGTATATCTTGATCTTACTGAAGCTGCTGAATTGATGTTGGCTGAAACTCCTCCTGAGAGTCTAGAAGCAATACATGAGGAAGCTGTTAGATCACATGTTTTGGGAATTGATGTG GATGGAGTTGATTCCAGGGAGAATGTTAAGAAGTGGCTAATCAGGTCTGATGCTGATCGCCGTGAAAAGCTTTTAGCTTGTGGAGCAGTTCTTGTTTCAGAGCTTAGGTTGCAGGTTTTGCAGGAGACTCAGTTTACTTGTTCGGCAGGCATTGCACACAATAAG ATGCTGGCTAAATTAGTGAGTGGAATGAATAAACCTGCTCAGCAGACAGTTGTGCCTTTCTCATCTGTGAAGAAGCTGCTTGAAGgttttccaataaagaaaat GAAGCAGCTTGGAGGAAAGTTAGGCACATCTTTACAAACTGACCTTGGCGTAGAAACTGTTGGGGATCTCTTGCAATTTCCCGAAGTGAAGCTTCAAGAATGCTATGGCATGAATACAGG CACTTGGTTGTGGAATATTGCTCGAGGAATCAATGGTGAAGAGGTTGAGGGTCGCCTTCTTCCCAAAAGTCATGGTGCCGGCAAGACTTTTCCTGGACCTGCAGCACTTAGATCCATTTCTGCA GTTGAAAAGTGGCTAAATGAACTCTGCGATGAGCTTAATGAGCGTCTCCAATCtgatttggaaaaaaataagCGTATTGCACATACATTAACCCTTCATGCTAGTGCATACAAG AAAACTGATACAGATTCACATAAAAAGTTCCCGTCCAAGTCTTGTCCACTCAGATATGGTACTTCTAAGATTCAAGAAGATGCCCTTCTCCTATTTCAAGCAGGGCTCCGTGAATATCTTGGGTCATACCAGCCCAAGACTTCTGGAGGTCAACATGATGGATGGGGAATAATTGGTCTTTCTGTTTCAGCCAGTAAAATAGTTGCTATACCATCA GGAACACGTTCAATCTCCAATTACTTTCATAGCCGAGGTCAAATTTGTTCTTCAGCAGGAGAGTCAAATGACAGATTTTCCAAAACTGCTGCACCTTTATCCCCTTCAG GCAGTGAAAGCAATTCAGGAGTGCATTTTGCGGTGCCCGAAATTGAATCTCCCCACAAAGAGGAGAAGAGCGTACATGCCTTGGCATCATTTGATCTAAAAGAGAATGAGATGCAAGTTTGCAAGGACAAG GATCCATCCTTCTCTTCAACCATGTCCCAGCATGATGGATTTGCATTTGCACAAGAAATTGTAACACCATCTTCCTCAG GTACTCAGAGTTGTTTCACAGTGAACCAAACTGAATCACAGAAAGAACTCTCTGGAGAAAATTTTCTCCATGTCAGattgaaggaaaagaaaacaagctCTTCGAAAGAAAAG GGAACACCCTCTATCTTAAACTTCTTTCAAAGCCGCACCTCATGTGCTTCTCCAAAGCAACGGCATGCAAGTCCTCTTGCAGAAGCTAAGGCATCGTCATCCTCAG ATGCTGAATCTATAGTCAATAGCTGTTTTGAAGCTTTCAAACAAAATAACTTACCTACAAAAAATGGAACTCGTACTGGCACATTTAACTTTGATCAAGATGAACAGAGGAGGAGTTGGAGTTACAAGATTGATGAGATTGACCGTGCTATCCTAAATGAATTACCTCTGGAAATACAAGAGGAGGTGAATGTGTGGCTCCGGCCGCAGAAGCGAGCTAACATATTGAAGAAAGGTTCTAATATTCCGCATTATTTCTTACCCACGAAAGACAAGTAG